The Triticum aestivum cultivar Chinese Spring chromosome 7B, IWGSC CS RefSeq v2.1, whole genome shotgun sequence genome window below encodes:
- the LOC123162603 gene encoding probable calcium-binding protein CML25/26 has translation MVVPSVFAAFDKDGDGKVSVSELRRCMEATLGEGVSEEEAAAVLAAVDADGDGLLNQEEFSRLTAPGAQEEDDADVKRRCLREAFGMYASSSTEDTITPASLRRTLSRLGSHELGVEECQAMICRFDLDGDGKLSFDEFRVMMMA, from the coding sequence ATGGTGGTGCCGTCGGTGTTCGCGGCCTTCGACAAGGATGGAGACGGCAAGGTGTCCGTGTCCGAACTGCGGCGCTGCATGGAGGCGACGCTGGGCGAGGGTGTGTCcgaggaggaggcagcggcggTCCTCGCGGCGGTGGACGCCGACGGTGATGGGTTGCTAAACCAAGAAGAGTTCTCGAGGCTGACAGCCCCCGGTGCCCAGGAAGAGGACGATGCCGACGTGAAGCGAAGGTGCCTGAGGGAGGCGTTCGGGATGTACGCGTCGTCGTCCACGGAAGACACGATTACGCCGGCGAGCCTGAGGCGGACGCTGAGCAGGCTGGGGTCACACGAGCTGGGCGTGGAGGAGTGCCAGGCAATGATCTGCAGATTCGACCTCGACGGTGACGGCAAACTCTCCTTCGATGAGTTCCGGGTCATGATGATGGCCTGA
- the LOC123158568 gene encoding probable calcium-binding protein CML25/26 has protein sequence MAAMQAQTIAGMGGLVGVLRSKVSVSELRRCMEATLGEDVPEMEAAAILAAVDADGDGLLNQEEFSRLATTGTHEEDDAGVKRRCLREAFGMYTSSSVEDTITPASLRRTLTRLGSHELGVEECRAMICRFDLDGDGKLSFDEFQVMMMA, from the coding sequence ATGGCGGCAATGCAGGCACAGACGATTGCGGGGATGGGAGGGTTGGTGGGAGTTTTGCGGAGCAAGGTTTCCGTGTCCGAGCTACGGCGCTGCATGGAGGCGACGCTGGGCGAGGACGTGCCcgagatggaggcggcggcgatccTCGCTGCGGTGGACGCGGACGGGGACGGGCTGCTAAACCAAGAAGAGTTCTCGAGACTGGCTACCACCGGCACCCATGAAGAGGACGATGCCGGCGTCAAGCGAAGGTGCCTGAGGGAGGCGTTCGGGATGTACACGTCGTCGTCCGTGGAAGACACGATTACGCCGGCGAGCCTGAGGCGGACGCTGACCAGGCTGGGGTCGCACGAGCTGGGCGTGGAGGAGTGCAGGGCAATGATCTGCAGGTTCGACCTTGACGGCGACGGCAAACTCTCGTTCGACGAGTTCCAGGTCATGATGATGGCCTGA
- the LOC123156402 gene encoding probable calcium-binding protein CML25/26: MAVPSVFTAFDTDGDDKMSASELQRCMEATLGEGVSEEEAVAVLAAVDADGDGLPNQGEFSRLVAGAEGEDDANVKRRCLRDAFGMYASSPTEDTITPASLRRTLSRLGLHELGVEECRAMICRFDLDGDGKLSFDKFRVMMMA, translated from the coding sequence ATGGCGGTGCCGTCGGTGTTCACCGCCTTTGACACAGATGGCGACGACAAGATGTCCGCGTCTGAGCTGCAGCGCTGCATGGAGGCGACGCTGGGCGAGGGCGTGTCCGAGGAGGAAGCGGTGGCGGTCCTTGCGGCGGTTGATGCCGACGGCGACGGGCTGCCAAACCAGGGAGAGTTCTCGAGGCTAGTCGCCGGCGCCGAGGGAGAGGACGATGCCAACGTGAAGCGAAGGTGCCTGAGGGACGCGTTCGGGATGTACGCGTCGTCGCCCACGGAAGACACGATTACGCCGGCGAGCCTGAGGCGGACACTGAGCAGGCTGGGGTTGCACGAGCTGGGCGTGGAGGAATGCCGGGCGATGATCTGCAGATTCGACCTCGACGGCGACGGCAAGCTCTCGTTTGACAAGTTCCGGGTCATGATGATGGCCTGA